A window of Rhodococcus sp. SGAir0479 contains these coding sequences:
- a CDS encoding class I adenylate-forming enzyme family protein → MGSLKIHPQIRIDQFNKTGAWTPDTVQRLLADQVRERGPQLAIVDPVDKSEYVDALPRRVTWAELDGEVDRLAAMFLQSGVRAGAVIGIQLPNTVEQVVVILASWRVGAIVSLLPIDSTAADIVEVCNESCASAFVTAARIGGSRGAERVISVRSRIPTLRTVFGYGVGVPDGVVRIGHGVPTPADSAVVAAHVSEHPAEPDDCIAISWTGGEDRPLKGTPRAHCESLAIARDVVDAMGLRVDDVMLNPFPMMTAVGVAGALLPWLVAGCVLVQHQPSDVDVFLRQIADEKVTCTAGRPSVLSAVERREGPAVDLSTLTRMGIEGGFSTAPSVGHWRERYGVQIVNFFGTIEGVSLRSDPEVSSVEWPHSPLYPRSGDGQGTVLKLVDPRTGAEIVEPGVVGELRVKGPTVFSGYLHPARDRDPFDADGFLLTGDLFVIDGPDNGYLRFVDRAADVIRRGGSLVGSVALEALVAAHPSVAEVAVIGCPDERGDDRIVAVVTCRPGTALSLEEIVALLEARGVDPEQTPQRLVIAKRLPRDRSGRVLKRELRHQLARG, encoded by the coding sequence ATGGGGAGCCTCAAGATTCACCCGCAGATCCGCATCGACCAGTTCAACAAGACCGGGGCCTGGACTCCGGACACCGTCCAGCGATTACTCGCGGACCAGGTCCGCGAGCGAGGTCCGCAGCTCGCGATCGTCGACCCGGTGGACAAGTCCGAATACGTCGACGCGCTTCCACGGCGGGTCACCTGGGCGGAACTCGACGGGGAGGTCGACCGGCTCGCGGCGATGTTTCTGCAATCCGGAGTGCGCGCCGGGGCGGTGATCGGTATCCAGCTTCCGAACACCGTGGAGCAGGTGGTCGTCATCCTCGCCTCGTGGCGAGTGGGTGCGATCGTGTCACTGCTGCCGATCGACTCCACCGCGGCGGACATCGTCGAGGTGTGCAACGAGTCGTGCGCGAGTGCGTTCGTGACCGCAGCCCGCATCGGCGGCAGCCGGGGCGCCGAGCGGGTGATCTCGGTGCGGTCCCGGATACCCACGCTGCGCACGGTTTTCGGGTACGGCGTCGGTGTGCCCGACGGTGTGGTTCGCATCGGTCACGGTGTGCCCACGCCCGCGGACTCCGCCGTGGTCGCAGCCCATGTCTCCGAGCATCCGGCCGAACCCGACGACTGCATCGCGATCAGCTGGACCGGTGGGGAGGACCGACCCCTGAAGGGGACCCCGCGCGCCCACTGCGAGTCCCTGGCCATCGCGCGCGACGTGGTCGATGCGATGGGCCTGCGCGTCGACGACGTGATGCTCAACCCGTTCCCGATGATGACTGCCGTGGGGGTTGCCGGCGCGCTCCTGCCGTGGCTCGTGGCGGGGTGCGTGCTGGTCCAGCACCAGCCGTCCGACGTCGACGTGTTCCTGCGCCAGATCGCCGACGAGAAGGTGACCTGCACCGCGGGGCGGCCGTCGGTGCTGTCGGCGGTCGAGCGCCGGGAAGGGCCTGCTGTGGATCTGTCGACCCTCACCCGAATGGGCATCGAGGGCGGCTTCTCGACCGCACCGTCGGTAGGGCACTGGCGGGAGCGGTACGGCGTCCAGATCGTCAATTTCTTCGGCACGATAGAGGGTGTGAGCCTGCGATCGGATCCCGAGGTCAGCTCCGTGGAATGGCCGCATTCGCCGCTGTACCCGCGGTCCGGCGACGGACAGGGGACGGTGCTCAAGCTGGTGGATCCGCGGACGGGAGCCGAGATCGTCGAGCCGGGGGTCGTGGGCGAGCTGCGGGTCAAGGGGCCCACCGTCTTCTCCGGCTACCTCCACCCCGCGCGCGACCGTGATCCGTTCGACGCGGACGGGTTCCTGCTGACGGGGGACCTGTTCGTGATCGACGGCCCCGACAACGGCTATCTGCGTTTCGTCGATCGGGCGGCCGACGTCATCCGCCGGGGTGGGTCGCTGGTCGGTTCGGTGGCGCTCGAGGCGCTGGTCGCGGCGCACCCGTCGGTGGCGGAGGTGGCGGTGATCGGTTGCCCCGACGAGCGCGGCGACGATCGGATCGTGGCGGTCGTGACCTGCAGGCCCGGCACGGCGCTCAGCCTCGAGGAGATCGTGGCGCTTCTCGAAGCCCGCGGTGTCGACCCGGAGCAGACCCCGCAGCGTCTCGTCATCGCCAAGCGCTTGCCGCGTGATCGGTCCGGCAGGGTTCTCAAGCGGGAGCTGCGGCACCAACTCGCGCGGGGGTGA
- the scnC gene encoding thiocyanate hydrolase subunit gamma, with the protein MSEPHVHSDSKQHAPIEASDEISEFEVLELALRELAIEKGLFSAEDHRRFSEWAESIGPSGGSKLVAKAWTDPEFKKRLLENGTETCQEVGIDWRDPTGTGTPSDYTYFYVLENTPQVHNVIVCTLCSCYPRPVLGMSPDWYRTPNYRRRMVRRPREVLAEFGLHFPSDVEVRVHDSNQKSRFMVMPMRPEGTEGWSEEQLAKIVTRDTMIGVALPSADWDASEAPTAGSAK; encoded by the coding sequence GTGAGCGAACCCCACGTCCACTCGGACAGCAAACAGCACGCCCCCATCGAGGCCTCCGACGAGATCAGCGAGTTCGAGGTGCTCGAACTCGCGCTGCGCGAACTCGCCATCGAGAAGGGCCTGTTCTCCGCCGAGGACCACCGCCGCTTCTCCGAATGGGCCGAGTCGATCGGCCCGTCCGGCGGATCCAAACTGGTGGCCAAGGCCTGGACCGACCCCGAGTTCAAGAAACGACTCCTCGAGAACGGCACCGAGACGTGCCAGGAGGTCGGCATCGACTGGCGGGATCCGACGGGCACCGGCACCCCCAGCGACTACACCTACTTCTACGTCCTGGAGAACACCCCGCAGGTGCACAACGTGATCGTGTGCACGCTGTGCTCGTGCTATCCGCGTCCCGTGCTCGGCATGTCCCCGGACTGGTACCGCACGCCCAACTACCGGCGGCGGATGGTGCGCCGGCCCCGCGAGGTACTCGCCGAGTTCGGCCTGCACTTCCCGTCCGACGTCGAAGTGCGCGTTCACGATTCCAATCAGAAATCGCGGTTCATGGTCATGCCCATGCGTCCCGAGGGGACGGAGGGATGGTCCGAGGAACAACTGGCGAAGATCGTCACCCGGGACACCATGATCGGCGTGGCGCTGCCGTCCGCCGATTGGGACGCGTCGGAGGCGCCGACGGCGGGGAGCGCGAAATGA
- a CDS encoding CbtB domain-containing protein yields MTLAHSPSRAIDSAGAVLIAVGAVLLALLTLYLVGFDQGAVSRTGMYMHELMHDGRHLLGLPCH; encoded by the coding sequence ATGACACTCGCCCACAGTCCCAGCCGGGCAATCGATTCCGCCGGCGCCGTGCTGATCGCGGTCGGCGCGGTACTCCTTGCTCTGCTCACCCTCTACCTGGTCGGCTTCGACCAGGGCGCCGTCTCCCGCACCGGCATGTACATGCACGAACTGATGCATGACGGCCGACACCTGCTGGGGCTCCCGTGCCACTGA
- a CDS encoding DsbA family oxidoreductase, producing MESNARAADQSGTPAPHVEIEVWSDVACPWCYIGKRRFASALAAFPQRDRVAVVWRAYQLAPDTPVGARRGELEVLVEHKGMPADQVRQMFRHVAATAAADGLVMDFDTVIAANTFDAHRLLHLAGDRQDALLEALFRAHFADGAVIDDRVVLAQLAAGVGMDGDEVAAALDGDAGADAVHADLAAARSLGVTGVPFFVADRRLAVSGAQPQEIFTELLRQAVEHADGARAQDGAALDADAEGCTDDSCAV from the coding sequence ATCGAGAGCAACGCCCGTGCCGCCGACCAGTCCGGGACTCCCGCGCCCCACGTCGAGATCGAGGTGTGGTCGGATGTCGCCTGCCCGTGGTGTTACATCGGCAAACGCCGGTTCGCGTCCGCGTTGGCCGCCTTCCCACAGCGGGACCGGGTGGCGGTGGTGTGGCGGGCGTACCAACTCGCGCCGGACACCCCGGTCGGAGCGCGGCGCGGCGAGCTCGAGGTGCTCGTCGAGCACAAGGGCATGCCGGCCGACCAGGTGCGGCAGATGTTCCGGCACGTCGCGGCCACGGCGGCTGCGGACGGGTTGGTCATGGATTTCGACACGGTGATCGCGGCCAACACGTTCGACGCGCATCGACTGCTGCACCTGGCAGGGGACCGGCAGGACGCCCTGCTTGAGGCGCTGTTCAGGGCGCACTTCGCGGACGGCGCGGTGATCGACGATCGGGTGGTGCTGGCGCAGCTCGCGGCCGGTGTCGGGATGGACGGCGACGAGGTCGCCGCGGCACTCGACGGCGATGCCGGTGCCGATGCGGTGCACGCCGACCTCGCCGCCGCTCGCAGCCTCGGGGTGACGGGTGTGCCGTTCTTCGTTGCGGATCGGCGCCTGGCGGTGTCCGGCGCGCAGCCGCAGGAGATCTTCACGGAGCTGCTGCGGCAGGCGGTCGAGCACGCCGACGGCGCGCGGGCGCAGGACGGTGCAGCCCTCGACGCGGACGCCGAGGGCTGCACCGACGATTCGTGTGCTGTCTGA
- the mhuD gene encoding mycobilin-forming heme oxygenase MhuD produces the protein MAVVKINAIEVPEGAGPELEKRFANRAHAVENSPGFLGFQLLRPVKGEDRYFVVTQWESDEAFQAWASGPAREAHAGERAKPVASGASLLEFEVVLDVAARPES, from the coding sequence ATGGCTGTCGTGAAGATCAATGCAATCGAGGTGCCCGAGGGCGCCGGCCCCGAACTCGAGAAGCGGTTCGCCAATCGCGCACACGCGGTCGAGAACTCCCCCGGCTTCCTCGGATTCCAGCTCCTGCGTCCGGTCAAGGGCGAGGACCGCTACTTCGTGGTGACGCAGTGGGAGTCCGACGAGGCGTTCCAGGCATGGGCCAGCGGTCCCGCCCGCGAAGCGCACGCCGGCGAGCGCGCCAAGCCGGTCGCCTCGGGAGCGTCGCTGCTCGAGTTCGAGGTGGTTCTGGACGTAGCGGCCCGCCCCGAATCCTGA
- a CDS encoding CbtB domain-containing protein, which translates to MAIVFSPDRSADSAAVALVAAAVVLLAMLALYLVGFDQGAVSRSGMYMHELMHDGRHLLGLPCH; encoded by the coding sequence ATGGCTATCGTCTTCTCACCCGACAGGTCGGCCGACTCGGCCGCGGTCGCGCTCGTCGCCGCAGCAGTGGTGCTGCTCGCAATGCTGGCGCTGTATCTGGTCGGCTTCGACCAGGGCGCCGTCTCCCGCAGTGGCATGTACATGCACGAACTGATGCATGACGGTCGGCACCTGCTGGGTCTGCCGTGCCACTGA
- a CDS encoding SH3-like domain-containing protein yields the protein MTATQGYEVILRTLPPDATRAGDLEEVDRKPDPWESAMQATCECLSLRGAWDNLERRHTEDELGETIYRDFPVYSRSAVTTAHTFLDRGLVSQDELRAKMEQVRARLERS from the coding sequence ATGACGGCCACGCAGGGCTACGAGGTCATCCTCCGGACGCTGCCCCCGGACGCGACCAGGGCCGGAGACCTCGAGGAGGTCGACCGGAAACCGGACCCGTGGGAATCGGCGATGCAGGCCACGTGCGAATGCCTGTCGTTGCGCGGCGCCTGGGACAACCTCGAACGGCGCCACACCGAGGACGAACTGGGCGAGACGATCTACCGGGACTTCCCGGTGTACTCGCGGTCGGCCGTGACCACCGCGCACACGTTCCTCGATCGCGGCCTGGTCAGTCAGGACGAACTGCGCGCGAAGATGGAACAGGTCCGGGCGAGGCTCGAACGCAGCTGA
- a CDS encoding YrhK family protein yields the protein MGQKLGPRRESLGFVIGSALFALGACPGYASAVGSETGNLTYFVGSLFFTGAAFVQLRLTGRTVPGTATTVVDRYDWWSALAQFVGTLLFNVSTGAALVRDLSLGEHREFVWQPDVFGSACFLVASALAVVATTDVDGLWDPHARNWTSTWLNTIGSVAFGVSAGGALVVPDTHRPENAAAADLGTLVGALCFLIAALTMKPPTPRLA from the coding sequence ATGGGGCAGAAGCTCGGGCCACGGCGGGAGTCGCTCGGTTTCGTGATCGGGTCGGCCCTGTTCGCGCTGGGCGCGTGCCCCGGGTACGCGTCGGCCGTGGGTAGTGAGACCGGCAACCTCACCTACTTCGTGGGGTCACTGTTCTTCACCGGCGCCGCCTTCGTCCAACTGCGCCTGACCGGACGCACGGTTCCCGGCACCGCGACGACCGTCGTGGACCGCTACGACTGGTGGTCGGCTCTCGCACAGTTCGTCGGCACGCTGCTGTTCAACGTCAGCACCGGGGCGGCGCTCGTTCGCGACCTGTCCCTCGGGGAGCACCGCGAATTCGTCTGGCAACCCGACGTGTTCGGATCGGCGTGCTTCCTCGTGGCGAGCGCCCTCGCCGTCGTCGCCACCACCGACGTCGACGGACTGTGGGACCCCCACGCCCGCAACTGGACCAGCACGTGGCTCAACACGATCGGGTCGGTGGCGTTCGGCGTCTCGGCGGGCGGCGCGCTGGTCGTGCCCGACACACATCGCCCGGAGAACGCCGCGGCCGCAGATCTCGGCACACTGGTGGGGGCGCTGTGTTTCCTGATCGCGGCGCTGACAATGAAGCCCCCGACGCCTCGGCTGGCATAA
- a CDS encoding OsmC family peroxiredoxin — MPTRTARTAWNGTLEKGSGQVELTSSGVGTFEVSFPRRAAEDAGGTTSPEELIAAAHSSCYAMQLSALIAEAGGTPQSLEIRADVSLGPDDPGFKLTGIVLTVRGEVDGLDAAGFARAAQAAKESCPVSKALTGVAITLDAALE, encoded by the coding sequence ATGCCTACCCGCACTGCGCGCACCGCCTGGAACGGAACACTCGAAAAGGGTTCGGGGCAGGTGGAACTCACGAGCTCGGGCGTCGGTACGTTCGAGGTGTCGTTTCCCAGGCGGGCCGCCGAGGATGCCGGCGGGACCACCAGCCCCGAGGAACTGATCGCCGCAGCGCACTCGTCCTGCTATGCGATGCAGTTGTCCGCACTGATCGCCGAGGCGGGCGGAACCCCGCAGAGTCTCGAGATCCGGGCCGACGTCTCGCTGGGTCCGGACGATCCGGGGTTCAAACTCACCGGGATCGTGCTCACGGTCCGGGGCGAGGTCGACGGCCTGGACGCCGCGGGGTTCGCCCGTGCCGCCCAGGCCGCCAAGGAGTCCTGCCCGGTGAGCAAGGCTCTGACCGGCGTCGCGATCACGCTCGACGCCGCGCTCGAGTAG
- a CDS encoding SH3-like domain-containing protein, producing the protein MTGKFKVGDRVVVRDESSIFHTRTQAYVRNQSGTVVALRPDWVIPEDEAYDKLETGRKEPFYVVSFKQTDLWPRYTGYDVDTLETECAEGWLRAAE; encoded by the coding sequence ATGACCGGGAAGTTCAAGGTCGGTGACCGGGTGGTCGTCCGGGACGAGAGCAGCATCTTCCACACGCGCACACAGGCTTACGTGCGTAATCAGTCCGGGACCGTGGTGGCGTTGCGCCCCGACTGGGTGATACCCGAGGACGAGGCCTACGACAAGCTCGAGACCGGCCGCAAGGAACCCTTCTACGTCGTCTCGTTCAAACAGACCGACCTGTGGCCTCGCTACACCGGCTACGACGTCGACACCCTCGAAACCGAATGCGCCGAAGGCTGGCTCCGCGCGGCAGAGTAG
- a CDS encoding SH3-like domain-containing protein: MTTTNQARFQALTDGLAKITPAVHDVQDSPYTISNAQYDVLRHVLHDVGGQPALPVEYLEKEEEAWEMNTYVTCECLAWRGSWNAEMRRRAEVDLGETQYFGLPYYARWVTVAARVMVDKGLIPLSELTAKIDEVRSRLQEERK; encoded by the coding sequence ATGACCACCACGAATCAGGCTCGGTTCCAAGCTCTCACCGACGGCCTCGCGAAGATCACGCCAGCAGTGCACGACGTCCAGGACTCGCCGTACACCATCAGCAACGCCCAGTACGACGTCCTCAGGCACGTCCTCCACGACGTCGGTGGGCAGCCCGCCCTCCCGGTCGAGTACCTCGAGAAGGAGGAGGAGGCCTGGGAGATGAACACGTACGTCACGTGCGAGTGCCTCGCGTGGCGCGGCTCGTGGAACGCGGAGATGCGCCGACGGGCCGAGGTCGACCTCGGTGAGACCCAGTACTTCGGCCTCCCCTACTACGCACGATGGGTCACCGTGGCCGCTCGGGTGATGGTCGACAAGGGCCTCATCCCGCTCAGCGAGCTCACCGCGAAGATCGACGAGGTGCGCTCACGTCTCCAGGAGGAACGGAAATGA
- a CDS encoding CbtA family protein, translating into MPLTTLSESLRTLLVRGLLAGLIAGLAGGVVAFTLGEPHVQAAIEIEESATAPHPGPHESASAPAEHTGPAPEDAHTHGDDALVSRTGQRVGLFLATTLAGIALGAIFAVVVHYARRFTALPGPTLAAVVAGCGWLAIEAVPFFMYPANPPAVGDPDTIDERTLLWLGAVLLGLIAVAAAVGVGRLLRHQDLVSVRTVGQTAAFLVVVAVGYLALPGIDEVGADFPATLLWQFRISSLATQASVWLALGLAFAFLTERAGRRA; encoded by the coding sequence GTGCCACTGACGACCCTCTCCGAAAGCCTCCGAACACTTCTCGTCCGCGGTCTGTTGGCCGGACTGATCGCCGGTCTGGCGGGCGGCGTGGTCGCCTTCACCCTCGGTGAGCCGCACGTGCAGGCGGCCATCGAGATCGAGGAATCGGCCACCGCCCCGCATCCGGGCCCTCACGAGAGTGCCTCTGCGCCAGCCGAACACACGGGTCCAGCGCCGGAGGACGCGCACACCCACGGCGACGATGCGCTCGTCAGCCGCACCGGACAGCGCGTCGGCCTGTTCCTCGCCACCACACTGGCCGGGATCGCGCTCGGGGCGATCTTCGCGGTCGTCGTGCACTACGCGCGCCGGTTCACCGCGTTACCGGGCCCGACCCTGGCCGCTGTCGTGGCCGGATGTGGTTGGCTGGCAATCGAAGCCGTCCCGTTCTTCATGTATCCGGCGAACCCGCCGGCCGTCGGTGATCCGGACACGATCGACGAGCGGACACTGCTGTGGCTCGGCGCCGTCCTGCTCGGTCTGATCGCGGTAGCCGCGGCCGTCGGTGTGGGACGACTCCTGCGCCACCAGGACCTCGTGTCCGTTCGCACGGTCGGACAGACTGCGGCGTTCCTCGTCGTGGTCGCGGTGGGCTACCTCGCCCTGCCCGGGATCGACGAGGTGGGCGCGGACTTCCCGGCCACCCTGCTGTGGCAGTTCCGGATCTCGTCGCTGGCAACGCAGGCGAGTGTGTGGCTCGCGCTCGGACTGGCCTTCGCGTTCCTCACCGAACGCGCCGGCCGCCGCGCCTGA
- a CDS encoding alpha/beta fold hydrolase, with the protein MLHDEGGTGRPILLLHGLMGSARTWSRHVSWLREHGHVYTFDAAGHGRPIDGDPTTELFVADLAAALDGLDDPLTVIGHSMGALHAWCFAAAHPHRVRALVLEDMAPDFRGRTAGDWATMVSAWPQPFPSEESVIAYFGEVAGRYFLDSFEKRPDGWYLHGSVETFRDISEEWGRRDFWAQWDAVRVPALLIEGEYTITPEGQMRRMLEGHDARYVWVAQAGHLVHDDQPGTYRAAVEQFLTSLD; encoded by the coding sequence GTGTTGCACGACGAGGGTGGGACGGGTCGGCCGATACTGCTGCTGCACGGGCTGATGGGCAGTGCCCGCACGTGGTCCCGGCACGTGTCGTGGCTGCGCGAGCACGGCCACGTCTACACGTTCGACGCCGCCGGCCACGGCCGCCCGATCGACGGCGATCCCACGACCGAACTGTTCGTCGCCGATCTCGCCGCCGCACTCGACGGGCTCGACGATCCGCTCACCGTCATCGGTCACTCGATGGGCGCCCTGCACGCGTGGTGCTTCGCCGCCGCTCATCCGCACCGGGTCCGCGCCCTCGTCCTCGAGGACATGGCCCCGGACTTCCGTGGTCGGACCGCCGGGGACTGGGCCACAATGGTTTCCGCGTGGCCGCAGCCGTTCCCCTCGGAGGAGTCCGTGATCGCGTACTTCGGCGAGGTCGCCGGCCGGTACTTCCTCGACTCGTTCGAGAAGCGCCCCGACGGCTGGTATCTGCACGGAAGCGTCGAGACGTTCCGGGACATCTCGGAGGAATGGGGCCGCCGCGACTTCTGGGCGCAGTGGGACGCGGTGCGGGTGCCCGCGCTGCTCATCGAGGGCGAGTACACCATCACGCCCGAGGGACAGATGCGCCGCATGCTCGAGGGGCACGACGCCCGCTACGTGTGGGTCGCGCAGGCCGGGCACCTCGTCCACGACGACCAACCCGGAACGTACCGCGCCGCCGTCGAGCAGTTCCTGACGTCCCTGGACTGA
- a CDS encoding CbtA family protein: MPLTGTLANLVVRGLLAGLIAGLLAGAVAFTLGEPHVAAAISIEESAPATEAAEHGHDGATPAHSHADGDEPLVSRDGQRAGLFLATALAGTAVGAIFGVAAHFLRRVTAVPGTALGLALAAAGWLAVEAVPFFKYPANPPAVGDPDTIDQRTLLWLAALILGLAAVTAAAWVFRSLAGQRYRTVRLAAGVVTFVAIVAVGYLLLPPVDEVGDTFPATLLWEFRVSSLATQATLWLVLGMAFAFLTERAQRVPLTQTGAGRHEAPAPRTTRP; encoded by the coding sequence GTGCCACTGACCGGAACCCTCGCGAATCTGGTGGTGCGCGGTCTCCTCGCCGGGCTGATCGCCGGCCTGCTGGCCGGCGCGGTCGCCTTCACCCTCGGAGAACCACACGTCGCGGCGGCCATCTCGATCGAGGAATCGGCGCCGGCCACAGAGGCGGCCGAACACGGCCACGACGGCGCGACGCCCGCACACTCCCACGCGGACGGCGACGAACCGCTCGTGAGCCGCGACGGTCAACGCGCGGGCCTGTTCCTCGCGACCGCACTCGCAGGTACGGCCGTCGGAGCCATCTTCGGCGTGGCCGCGCACTTCCTCCGCCGTGTCACGGCCGTACCGGGCACGGCGCTCGGGCTCGCGCTCGCGGCTGCCGGATGGCTGGCGGTCGAGGCCGTGCCGTTCTTCAAGTACCCGGCCAATCCCCCCGCGGTGGGCGACCCGGACACGATCGACCAGCGGACGCTGCTCTGGCTCGCCGCGCTGATTCTCGGACTCGCCGCCGTGACGGCAGCGGCGTGGGTGTTCAGATCTCTTGCCGGACAGCGATACCGGACGGTTCGATTGGCCGCCGGCGTCGTCACCTTCGTCGCGATCGTGGCGGTCGGGTATCTGCTGTTGCCACCCGTGGACGAGGTGGGCGATACCTTCCCCGCGACGCTGCTGTGGGAGTTCCGGGTGTCGTCGCTGGCCACGCAGGCGACGCTGTGGCTCGTGCTCGGGATGGCGTTCGCGTTCCTCACCGAACGGGCACAGCGGGTGCCGCTCACCCAGACGGGCGCGGGTCGCCACGAAGCGCCCGCGCCGCGTACCACGCGACCGTAG
- a CDS encoding AAA family ATPase: MTDDDQLLPALAEGAGRAAALARAAYRRRGRRPRRGPVLVGIDGPSGSGKSTLADQLSAALDDAPVVRMDDLYPGWDGLAAAIPRLVQGVLHPARHGRIPRYRRYDWHRGTHAEWRAVRRHRYLIVEGAGATCGTAREYYAVRVFVDADPDERMHRAMRRDGEMFRPHWHRWARQEAALFGTDRTRRAAHVTVTADAEPDGRACAVRALPSPGG, translated from the coding sequence ATGACCGACGACGATCAGCTGCTTCCGGCGCTCGCCGAGGGCGCGGGCCGGGCCGCCGCACTGGCCCGGGCCGCGTATCGGCGGCGGGGTCGGCGCCCACGACGCGGGCCGGTCCTCGTCGGCATCGACGGCCCGTCGGGCAGCGGGAAGTCGACACTGGCCGATCAGCTGTCCGCGGCACTGGACGACGCGCCCGTCGTGCGCATGGACGACCTGTATCCCGGTTGGGACGGACTGGCGGCCGCGATTCCGCGACTGGTGCAGGGCGTCCTCCATCCTGCCCGGCACGGGCGGATCCCGCGCTACCGCCGCTACGACTGGCACCGCGGCACCCACGCGGAGTGGCGCGCCGTCCGTCGGCACCGCTACCTGATCGTCGAGGGGGCGGGCGCGACGTGCGGGACGGCCCGCGAGTACTACGCGGTCCGGGTGTTCGTCGACGCCGACCCCGACGAACGGATGCATCGGGCGATGCGACGGGACGGAGAGATGTTCCGGCCGCACTGGCACCGCTGGGCGCGGCAGGAGGCCGCGCTGTTCGGCACCGACCGGACCCGCCGCGCCGCGCACGTCACGGTGACCGCGGACGCCGAGCCGGACGGGCGGGCCTGTGCGGTCCGCGCGCTCCCGTCGCCGGGTGGCTGA
- a CDS encoding A/G-specific adenine glycosylase, translating into MSSGSSASVDGSALLRWYDEQARDLPWRRDGVTAWHILMSEIMLQQTPVVRVAPIWEEWVRRWPVPSLMAASSQADVLRAWGKLGYPRRALRLHECAGVLASEHGDVVPADVDVLLSLPGIGDYTARAVACFAYGHRVPVVDTNVRRVVARAVHGRADQGNPSARRDLADVEALLPRTRERAARFSAALMELGATVCTARTPACDRCPLPRCAWVEAGRPAYTGEPRKVQKFAGTDRQVRGKLMDVLRGSVHPVERAALDLVWLSDPGQRDRALDSLLVDGLIEQTEDGLFALAGEGGR; encoded by the coding sequence GTGTCTTCGGGGTCTTCGGCGTCAGTGGACGGTTCGGCGTTGCTGCGGTGGTACGACGAACAGGCCCGCGATCTGCCGTGGCGACGCGACGGGGTGACCGCGTGGCACATCCTGATGAGCGAGATCATGCTGCAGCAGACTCCCGTCGTACGGGTCGCGCCGATCTGGGAGGAGTGGGTGCGCCGCTGGCCCGTGCCGTCGCTGATGGCGGCGTCGAGCCAGGCGGACGTCCTGCGCGCATGGGGCAAGCTCGGCTATCCGCGCCGCGCGCTGCGCCTGCACGAGTGCGCGGGCGTGCTGGCGAGCGAGCACGGTGACGTGGTGCCCGCCGACGTCGACGTCCTGCTGAGCCTGCCCGGCATCGGCGACTACACCGCCCGCGCCGTCGCGTGCTTCGCGTACGGACACCGGGTTCCCGTCGTGGACACCAACGTTCGCCGTGTGGTCGCGCGCGCCGTGCACGGCCGAGCGGACCAGGGCAACCCGTCGGCCAGGCGCGATCTGGCCGACGTCGAGGCGCTCCTGCCCCGTACCCGCGAGCGCGCCGCGCGGTTCTCGGCCGCCCTCATGGAGCTGGGTGCGACGGTGTGCACCGCCCGCACCCCCGCCTGCGACCGCTGCCCCCTGCCGCGCTGCGCGTGGGTGGAGGCCGGGCGGCCCGCCTACACCGGTGAGCCCCGCAAGGTGCAGAAGTTCGCGGGCACCGATCGCCAGGTGCGCGGCAAGCTGATGGACGTGCTGCGCGGCAGCGTCCATCCGGTGGAGCGGGCCGCCCTCGACCTGGTGTGGCTCAGCGACCCCGGACAGCGGGACCGGGCGCTGGACTCGCTGCTGGTGGACGGCCTGATCGAGCAGACCGAGGACGGGCTGTTCGCGCTGGCCGGTGAGGGCGGCCGCTGA